In a single window of the Dryobates pubescens isolate bDryPub1 chromosome Z, bDryPub1.pri, whole genome shotgun sequence genome:
- the PUS7L gene encoding pseudouridylate synthase PUS7L: MLLSFSYVTDHVGFSGTIKNSPSDFIVTEIEMPQHALRDIRAESLHKNSEALTEQSSLCLQQPKKLRTEPAGLCAEGCGGGSVPSPSERHPGRAGSECSASPNETRREGDAELESGLEEDSVFESLLGKPKSELLHKFACHLKDVWDSESNADPSTEEFSLGPVLDKKNRADLHSAVRQKFPFLITVTKDNEMIVKGNADYRELCQLVTEKETSDFFKFLDAKVENSTFSFEPDGNKEHRKVVHHFINRRFGKLLETKSFTVTDVNDQSNMSITVRFREKSWPRKRSGGGFQEKQDLYTAFTLQKENLETLEAIGFLAAELGVLPSDFSYTGIKDKKAITYQPMVVKKVTPERLKEIGSKMEKKGMRIHNIHSTFQHLRLGQLKGNHFDIVVRDLKRHSDDSSADLKDRISEAMENVKTKGFVNYYGPQRFGQGQNVQTDQIGLALLNEKMVKAVKLFFTPEDTDDPVNNAKRYFLQTEDAKGALTMLPEFKVREKMLLRALNRYGVNHEGCAKGWLSIPHSMRIFYVHAYCSKIWNEAASYRLKIYGSQVVEGDLVFLEESGENISLNDKVHVVTAPEESANKYSINQVVLPMVGHSIKYPNNKVGQWYHERLSKDELQMCKFRVPSLQLNIPGCYRPILKNVQNLSYFLEGSEKGIEIEDNDLSESKIALHISFDLDPSCYATVCLREIMKCDF, encoded by the exons AGTGACTTCATAGTGACAGAAATCGAGATGCCCCAGCACGCACTTAGGGATATCCGGGCTGAATCACTTCACAAAAACAGCGAAGCGCTGACAGAACAAAGtagcctgtgcctgcagcagcccaaaAAACTCAGAACGGAGCCTGCCGGCCTTTGTGCCGAGGGCTGTGGCGGTGGCAGCGTCCCCAGCCCTTCGGAGCGCCACCCAGGCCGGGCAGGAAGTGAGTGTTCCGCATCCCCCAACGAGACACGCCGTGAGggggatgctgagctggaatCTGGCCTCGAAGAAGACAGTGTTTTTGAGTCCTTACTGGGCAAACCCAAGAGCGAACTGCTTCATAAATTTGCTTGCCATCTGAAGGACGTGTGGGATTCGGAAAGTAACGCTGATCCTAGCACTGAGGAGTTCTCCCTGGGACCTGTATTAGACAAGAAAAATCGAGCTGATTTACACAGTGCTGTTAGGCAGAAATTCCCCTTTCTAATCACTGTTACAAAGGACAATGAGATGATTGTAAAAGGAAATGCTGATTACAGAGAACTTTGCCAGTTAGTGACTGAAAAGGAAACGAGTGATTTCTTTAAATTTCTAGATGCAAAGGTAGAAAATTCTACATTTTCCTTCGAGCCTGATGGAAACAAAGAGCACAGAAAAGTAGTTCACCACTTTATCAATAGAAGGTTTGGAAAACTTTTAGAAACAAAGTCTTTTACAGTGACAGATGTCAATGATCAGTCAAATATGTCAATAACAGTACGATTTCGAGAAAAAAGTTGGCCCAGAAAGAGGTCTGGTGGTGGTTTCCAGGAAAAACAAGATCTTTATACAG CTTTCACCCTTCAGAAAGAAAATCTAGAAACGCTAGAAGCAATTGGCTTTTTGGCTGCTGAACTTGGTGTCCTTCCTTCAGACTTCAGTTACACTGGCATCAAAGATAAGAAGGCTATTACTTACCAACCTATGGTTGTGAAGAAGGTGACTCCTGAGAG GTTGAAAGAAAttggaagcaaaatggaaaaaaagggaatgaGAATACACAACATACATTCCACATTCCAGCACCTTAGACTTGGTCAGCTGAAAGGCAATCACTTTGATATAGTGGTGAGAGATCTCAAACGTCACAGTGATGACTCTTCTGCAGATCTGAAAGACAGAATATCTGAAGCAATGGAAAATGTAAAG ACAAAAGGGTTTGTGAATTACTATGGACCTCAGCGATTTGGACAAGGTCAAAATGTTCAGACGGATCAAATAGGATTGGCTTTACTGAATGAAAAGATG GTGAAAGCTGTGAAGTTATTCTTCACACCTGAAGATACTGATGACCCTGTAAATAATGCAAAAAGATACTTTCTTCAAACTG AAGATGCAAAGGGTGCACTGACGATGCTGCCAGAATTTAAAGTGAGAGAGAAGATGTTGCTACGAGCTCTAAATCGCTATGGTGTAAACCACGAAGGTTGTGCCAAAGGCTGGCTCAGCATTCCTCATTCCATGCGCATATTCTACGTCCATGCTTATTGCAGTAAAATTTGGAATGAGGCAGCATCCTATAGGCTGAAGATTTATGGTTCACAAGTTGTTGAGGGTGATCTTGTCTTCTTGGAAGAAAGTGGAGAAAACATTTCCCTGAATGACAAG GTTCATGTAGTCACTGCTCCAGAAGAGTCAGCTAACAAATACTCTATAAACCAA GTCGTTCTTCCAATGGTGGGACATAGTATCAAGTATCCCAATAACAAAGTTGGGCAATGGTACCATGAAAGACTTTCTAAGGATGAGCTGCAGATGTGCAAATTCAGAGTGCCTTCACTACAGCTGAATATACCTGGATGCTACAGAcccattttaaaaaatgtcCAGAATCTGTCATATTTTTTGGAAGGCAGTGAAAAAGGAATTGAAATTGAAGACAATGATCTGAGTGAATCCAAAATCGCTCTTCATATATCATTTGACCTTGATCCTTCATGTTATGCAACAGTCTGCCTGAGAGAAATAATGAAATGTGACTTTTAA